From Fibrobacter sp. UWR4, the proteins below share one genomic window:
- a CDS encoding branched-chain amino acid transporter permease translates to MTSQQQIITIVILAVITFMTRALPFLVFLAGKPTPKYIQYLGKALPLAVFGMLVVYCLKDVQWLEGSRGIPEIFGIAAVVLMHLWRRQLFLSMAVGTAVYMILIRLIA, encoded by the coding sequence ATGACTTCCCAGCAGCAGATTATTACCATCGTGATTCTTGCGGTAATTACGTTTATGACCCGCGCCTTGCCCTTCCTCGTTTTCCTTGCAGGAAAGCCTACGCCAAAATACATCCAGTACTTGGGCAAGGCCCTGCCCCTTGCTGTTTTTGGGATGCTTGTGGTGTACTGCCTTAAGGATGTGCAGTGGCTTGAGGGCTCTCGCGGCATTCCCGAAATCTTTGGCATTGCCGCCGTGGTGCTAATGCACCTGTGGCGCCGCCAGCTGTTCCTTTCCATGGCGGTAGGGACTGCTGTTTACATGATTCTTATTCGCCTCATCGCTTAA
- a CDS encoding AzlC family ABC transporter permease, with protein MNNSQASFKNSLRVAFKRSLPVLTGYWFLGITYGVLAESMGFSYWYPLSMAVFIFSGSAEFLGLGMLAANFNPLAAASMALVVGARHLFYGVSMLDRYKGMGWRKPFLIFWLTDETFAVNYNAREATATEMLLVSFLDYFYWISGGFMGYMFGSLLKFDIHGLEFVVTAMFTAIFMDQFLKEKELRPAWIGIGCTAVSLFVVGSQYFVIPAMIGILLMLTAFRKKLEPSYFEEVRK; from the coding sequence ATGAATAATTCCCAAGCTTCATTTAAGAATTCCCTGAGGGTCGCTTTCAAACGATCTCTTCCGGTGCTTACGGGGTACTGGTTTTTGGGCATTACTTATGGGGTATTGGCGGAGTCCATGGGATTTAGCTATTGGTATCCGCTGAGCATGGCGGTGTTCATCTTTAGTGGGTCTGCGGAATTCCTGGGCCTGGGAATGCTGGCTGCAAATTTCAACCCGCTGGCGGCGGCTAGCATGGCCCTCGTGGTGGGTGCCCGACATTTGTTCTACGGCGTTTCCATGTTGGATCGTTACAAGGGCATGGGCTGGCGAAAACCTTTCTTGATTTTCTGGCTTACGGATGAAACTTTTGCGGTGAACTACAATGCTCGTGAAGCTACGGCAACAGAAATGCTGCTGGTCAGTTTCCTGGATTACTTCTATTGGATTTCCGGCGGCTTTATGGGTTACATGTTCGGCTCTCTCTTGAAGTTTGACATTCACGGATTGGAATTTGTGGTGACAGCCATGTTTACTGCAATCTTTATGGATCAGTTCCTGAAGGAAAAGGAACTGCGTCCGGCGTGGATTGGCATTGGCTGCACTGCTGTCAGCTTGTTTGTTGTGGGCTCCCAGTACTTCGTGATCCCTGCCATGATTGGGATTCTTTTGATGCTGACCGCGTTCCGCAAGAAGCTGGAACCTAGTTATTTTGAGGAGGTCCGCAAATGA